GAAGAGAGCTTCGAAGCCTCGGTCTTCGTCGAGCCCGGGGGCTCCTACTCGGAGGACGATGGACTCGATCTCGACACCGGGCTGGGCGTGGGCGCGGGCGTCGGCTGGCGCTTCGCCCAGCACTGGACGGCCGAAGCGCGCTTTACCCTCTACGACCCTGAGTCTGGCGACGCCGAGTCCTATCAACTCGGATTGCGCTACGCCTTCGGCGACACGGATGCGCGCTGGCGCCCGTTCGTGACGGGCGGCGTGCATCTTGGTCAGCGCGAGTTCCGGCGCGAGGTCGTTTGCGTCGCCGGACCCTGCCCGGATCTCGAGCAGAGCTACGACGACACTGGGCTCTTCGCCGGCGGCGGAGTCGACTGGCAGCTGAACAAGTGGTTCGCCCTGCGCTTCGAGGGCCGCCTACTGGTCTACGACTCCGAGCTCTCCGACGACATCGAGGAGGATCTCGATCTGAACGCGGGCGTCGTCTTCCGGTTCTGAACCGCCAGTTGAGCTTCGCCAGCGCCGGGCTTCTCGTCGCGTCGCCTTCGATGCTAGCCTCCCGGGTCCATGAAGACTGCCCCCGAGACGACGGTGATCGCAGCGCTCGAACGCGCGGCGAGAGAGTTCGGCGAGCGCCCGGCGCAGGCCCACCGCACAGCCGACGGCTGGGTGACGACGTCGTGGCGCGACTATTGCGACCAGATCTTCTGTGCCGCGGCCGGATTCGTGGAGCTCGGGGTGGTTCCGGGAACGGGCCTCGCCATTCTCTCGGCGAACCGGCCCGAGTGGGCGATCGCCGATCTCGCCGCGATCGCGGCGGGGGCGATCCCTACCGGCATCTTCGTCACCAACACTCCGGAGCAATGTGCCTACGTCCTGGATCACACCGAGGCGACGGTCGCGGTCGCCGACAATTCCGAGGCGTTGGCGAAGCTCCTCGCGGCACGCGGCGGGGCGCCACGCCTGCGGACCATCGTCCTCTTCGACGAGGGTGAGGTCGAGACGTCGGCCGCAACGGCCGCCACCGCAGGACACCCGGAGATCGTCACCTGGCGCCGGCTGCTCGAGCTGGGGGCGGCGGCCGGGAAGAAGATCGTCGCGGACCGCCTGGCGGAGCAACGGCCCGACGATGTGGCGACGCTCATCTACACCTCGGGTACGACGGGCTCGCCGAAGGGCGTCGAGCTGACCCATCGCAACCTCGTCTGGACGGCCTGGTGCGGCGCCCACGAAACGATCCGCATGAACCCGGAGGATCGCCAGCTCTCCTACCTGCCGCTGGCGCATATCGCCGAGCAGATGCTGACGCTCCACCTGCCGCTGCAGCATGGCGGCTGCACTTTTTACGTTGCCGCGCTCGATCGCGTTCCGGAGGCGCTGCGCGAGGTCCGGCCGACGATTTTCTTCGCCGTTCCGCGGGTCTGGGAGAAGCTCCAGTCGGCGGTCGAGAAGGCGAGCAGTGAGGCGCCGCCGCTGCGTCGGCGACTCCTCTCGTGGGCGCGCCGCAAGGCGCTCGCCGCGGGCTACGCCGCGCAGCGCGGCGAAGCGGTCGGCTTCGGCGCGGCGCTCGCCGATCGCCTCGTGCTGGGCAAGGTGCGCGCCAAGCTCGGACTTCATCGCGTCCGCCACGCGGCCTCGGCGGCGGCGCCGATCTCGCTCGGCACGCTCGAGTTCTTCCTCTCGCTGGGCGTGCCGATCTTCGAGATCTACGGTCTGTCCGAAACCTCGGGACCGGGCACGATCTCGACGCCGGGCCGCTTCCGCACCGGCTCGGTCGGCCCCGCGATGCCCGGAGTCGAGATCCGCCTGGCCGCGGACGGCGAGATCCAGATGCGCGGTCCGAACATCTTCCGCGGCTATCGCAAAGACCCGCAGGCGACCGCGTCGGCGATCGACGCCGACGGCTGGTTTCACACCGGCGACATCGGCGAGCTCTCGCAAGACGGCTTCCTGC
The nucleotide sequence above comes from Thermoanaerobaculia bacterium. Encoded proteins:
- a CDS encoding porin family protein, which codes for MRPRLPSCAVALILISSLPAVGQEESFEASVFVEPGGSYSEDDGLDLDTGLGVGAGVGWRFAQHWTAEARFTLYDPESGDAESYQLGLRYAFGDTDARWRPFVTGGVHLGQREFRREVVCVAGPCPDLEQSYDDTGLFAGGGVDWQLNKWFALRFEGRLLVYDSELSDDIEEDLDLNAGVVFRF
- a CDS encoding long-chain fatty acid--CoA ligase, which gives rise to MKTAPETTVIAALERAAREFGERPAQAHRTADGWVTTSWRDYCDQIFCAAAGFVELGVVPGTGLAILSANRPEWAIADLAAIAAGAIPTGIFVTNTPEQCAYVLDHTEATVAVADNSEALAKLLAARGGAPRLRTIVLFDEGEVETSAATAATAGHPEIVTWRRLLELGAAAGKKIVADRLAEQRPDDVATLIYTSGTTGSPKGVELTHRNLVWTAWCGAHETIRMNPEDRQLSYLPLAHIAEQMLTLHLPLQHGGCTFYVAALDRVPEALREVRPTIFFAVPRVWEKLQSAVEKASSEAPPLRRRLLSWARRKALAAGYAAQRGEAVGFGAALADRLVLGKVRAKLGLHRVRHAASAAAPISLGTLEFFLSLGVPIFEIYGLSETSGPGTISTPGRFRTGSVGPAMPGVEIRLAADGEIQMRGPNIFRGYRKDPQATASAIDADGWFHTGDIGELSQDGFLRITDRKKELLVTSGGKKIAPAPIENRLREIEGVAHAVLLGEQRNYVAALLTLDPTALPTLAGRLGSPARSIVDGARCPLLRAFFGSEIERVNGELARYESVRKFEVLPTEFTVDGGELTPTLKLKRKVVRQKFAARIEEIYSQGAG